The following proteins are co-located in the Hyphomicrobiales bacterium 4NK60-0047b genome:
- a CDS encoding DUF2312 domain-containing protein: protein MKDFEGSSKEHLRAFVERIERLEEEKKAIADDIREVFAEAKTMGFDIKAVRQILSIRKKEPHVREEEEAVLNTYLIALGMLPEFED from the coding sequence ATGAAAGATTTTGAGGGCAGCTCAAAAGAGCATTTGCGGGCCTTTGTTGAGCGTATTGAACGGCTTGAAGAAGAGAAAAAAGCTATTGCTGATGATATTCGCGAAGTTTTTGCGGAGGCTAAAACTATGGGATTTGATATCAAAGCAGTGAGACAAATTTTAAGTATCAGGAAAAAAGAACCTCATGTTCGCGAAGAAGAAGAAGCCGTTCTAAATACTTATTTGATCGCCCTTGGCATGCTGCCAGAATTTGAAGATTAA
- a CDS encoding transcription antitermination factor NusB, which produces MSKQSRQKKADNHSKGVGLAKDAGLTPRFIVQDWLFDIFRRAKPLDDLLSQSENNSDWQKLNSRDRAFARSLLMTSLRHKGEIDWIVGQFLKKPPQAKTRVNEILCLGVAQLLYMEVSDHAAIDTSVRLAKRSDKSRHLAKLVNAILRQVTRAEPKELTPPEGNNINVPELWKQRWVKQYGETVASKIAKASLEPAALDIIVKENAASWATKLNGRIIGGENNSPGYGIRKDHRGIVTELEGFTDGDWWVQDYSAHLPCTLFESAPGFGSLAEKHVADLCAAPGGKTAALLNKGAVVTGVDISEKRLSRLTENLDRLNFKASLVQSDILTYTPENLFDAVLLDAPCSATGTIRRHPDILYLKTKDIIFELRKLQRQMLEKAITFLKPGGLLLYCTCSLEQEEGDLQIDHFLKNNDIIERVPVEAKEIGGHADWLTKSGDVRLLPFFSPFNDDEWAGMDGFFISRLRLKK; this is translated from the coding sequence GTGAGCAAACAATCTCGTCAAAAAAAAGCGGACAATCATTCAAAAGGAGTTGGTCTGGCAAAAGATGCTGGTCTAACACCACGTTTCATTGTGCAAGATTGGCTCTTTGATATTTTCCGTCGCGCGAAGCCCTTAGATGATCTATTGTCTCAAAGCGAAAACAATAGTGACTGGCAAAAGCTAAATTCTAGAGACCGGGCTTTTGCTCGTTCTTTGCTCATGACCTCATTACGTCATAAGGGTGAGATAGATTGGATTGTCGGACAGTTTTTAAAGAAACCACCTCAGGCTAAAACGAGAGTCAATGAAATATTGTGCCTTGGTGTTGCGCAATTGCTTTACATGGAAGTCTCGGATCATGCGGCGATTGATACCAGTGTTCGGTTAGCGAAACGATCAGACAAATCTCGTCACCTAGCGAAACTTGTCAATGCCATATTGCGTCAAGTTACGCGGGCCGAACCTAAGGAGCTTACTCCACCAGAGGGCAACAACATCAATGTACCTGAATTATGGAAACAGCGATGGGTGAAGCAATATGGTGAGACGGTTGCATCGAAAATCGCTAAAGCAAGCTTGGAGCCAGCTGCTCTTGATATAATTGTTAAAGAAAATGCGGCTAGCTGGGCGACAAAACTTAACGGTAGAATTATAGGTGGTGAAAACAATTCTCCGGGTTATGGAATTCGAAAAGACCATCGAGGCATTGTCACAGAGCTTGAAGGGTTTACTGACGGGGACTGGTGGGTGCAGGATTACTCTGCTCATTTGCCCTGTACACTTTTTGAAAGTGCACCCGGCTTTGGTTCTTTGGCTGAAAAACACGTCGCTGATTTATGTGCTGCCCCTGGGGGGAAAACCGCAGCTCTTTTGAATAAAGGTGCTGTTGTGACTGGGGTTGATATCTCAGAAAAACGACTTTCTCGTTTAACAGAAAATCTCGACAGACTTAATTTCAAAGCCTCATTAGTTCAAAGTGACATTTTAACTTATACGCCAGAAAACCTATTTGATGCCGTTTTGCTTGATGCCCCCTGCTCCGCTACGGGAACGATCAGGCGGCATCCGGATATTTTATATTTGAAGACAAAAGATATAATTTTTGAATTGCGTAAACTTCAAAGACAAATGCTTGAAAAGGCAATTACTTTTCTAAAACCAGGTGGTTTACTTTTATATTGCACCTGTTCCCTTGAACAAGAGGAAGGGGACTTACAAATTGATCATTTTCTTAAAAACAATGACATCATCGAACGCGTGCCAGTTGAAGCAAAAGAAATTGGCGGGCATGCTGACTGGTTGACAAAATCTGGTGATGTTCGTCTTTTGCCATTTTTTAGCCCCTTTAACGACGATGAATGGGCAGGTATGGATGGATTTTTTATTAGTCGATTACGCTTGAAAAAGTAA
- the purH gene encoding bifunctional phosphoribosylaminoimidazolecarboxamide formyltransferase/IMP cyclohydrolase — translation MLRPIQRALISVSDKNGIVDFAKALNARGIELISTGGTSALLKEAGLDVQDVSDITKFPEMMDGRIKTLHPAVHGGLLAVRDNDAHSKAQKDHGIENIDLLVVNLYPFEETVAKGADFDTTIENIDIGGPAMIRAAAKNHDGVTVLVDNDDFDALLTELEANDGKVSERFRKVSAQKAYARTANYDAAISNWFASALEIDHPKWVSVSGELSQTMRYGENPHQKAAFYTTGDQRKGVSSATQVQGKELSYNNLNDTDAAIELVSEFDPSISPAVAIIKHANPCGVSTGSSLTDAYTKALRCDPVSAFGGIIALNQTLDEEAATEITKIFTEVVVAPAATEGAKAILAKKKNVRLLLTEGLPAPKAAGISAKMLSGGFLFQGRDNGTIEELDLKVVTERQPSAQELADMKIAFKICKHVKSNAIIYVKDGASVGIGAGQMSRVDSARIAAWKAEEASKEAGLSETLTKGSVVASDAFFPFADGLLAAAKAGATAVIQPGGSMRDDEVIAAANEAGLAMVMTGMRHFRH, via the coding sequence ATGCTTCGCCCTATTCAACGTGCTCTGATTTCTGTTTCGGATAAAAATGGTATTGTGGATTTTGCAAAGGCACTGAATGCACGTGGAATTGAGTTAATCTCAACAGGGGGAACGTCAGCTCTTTTAAAAGAAGCTGGTCTTGATGTTCAGGATGTTTCTGACATCACAAAATTTCCTGAAATGATGGATGGCCGCATTAAGACTTTGCACCCAGCTGTGCATGGCGGCCTGCTTGCTGTTAGAGATAATGATGCTCACAGCAAGGCACAAAAAGACCATGGCATTGAAAACATTGATTTGCTTGTGGTGAACCTTTATCCGTTTGAAGAAACAGTTGCTAAAGGCGCTGATTTTGACACCACGATTGAAAATATCGACATTGGTGGCCCTGCCATGATCCGCGCAGCGGCAAAGAACCATGATGGTGTGACTGTGCTTGTTGATAATGATGATTTTGATGCTCTGCTCACAGAGTTAGAAGCCAATGACGGGAAGGTTTCAGAACGTTTTAGAAAAGTTTCGGCGCAAAAAGCCTATGCGCGGACAGCCAATTATGACGCAGCGATTTCTAACTGGTTTGCATCAGCGCTTGAGATTGATCATCCGAAATGGGTGAGTGTTTCTGGTGAACTTTCGCAAACAATGCGCTATGGTGAGAACCCTCACCAAAAAGCAGCCTTTTACACAACAGGCGATCAACGCAAAGGTGTTTCCAGTGCCACTCAAGTGCAAGGCAAGGAACTTAGTTATAATAACTTAAACGACACTGATGCCGCGATTGAGTTGGTGTCTGAATTTGACCCTAGTATTTCACCAGCTGTTGCGATCATTAAACACGCTAATCCTTGCGGTGTCTCAACGGGCAGCTCATTAACTGACGCGTACACTAAAGCACTGCGCTGTGACCCAGTATCCGCGTTTGGCGGCATTATTGCCCTCAATCAAACTCTTGATGAAGAGGCGGCAACTGAGATTACGAAAATCTTTACTGAAGTGGTGGTTGCTCCTGCAGCCACAGAAGGTGCAAAAGCTATTTTGGCGAAGAAGAAAAATGTTCGGCTTCTATTAACTGAAGGGTTACCGGCACCGAAAGCGGCTGGAATTTCAGCAAAGATGCTTTCTGGTGGGTTCTTATTCCAAGGCCGTGACAATGGCACCATTGAGGAACTTGACCTAAAAGTCGTAACAGAGCGCCAGCCATCGGCACAAGAGCTAGCCGATATGAAGATCGCATTTAAAATTTGTAAGCATGTGAAATCGAATGCAATCATCTATGTGAAAGATGGTGCAAGTGTTGGCATTGGAGCGGGCCAAATGAGCCGGGTTGACAGCGCGCGCATCGCGGCTTGGAAAGCTGAAGAAGCGTCTAAAGAAGCAGGCCTTTCGGAAACACTAACCAAGGGCAGTGTTGTCGCATCTGACGCATTCTTCCCATTTGCAGATGGCTTATTAGCCGCTGCAAAAGCTGGAGCAACGGCCGTTATTCAACCAGGTGGTTCGATGCGCGACGATGAAGTGATTGCCGCGGCAAACGAAGCTGGCCTTGCAATGGTTATGACTGGCATGCGGCATTTTAGGCATTAA
- a CDS encoding cytochrome c peroxidase yields MRNFLKLIISFGFLAVSPALSLADEALSLKSQFKRPLEIKFPKSAPYSPQLVTLGKMLFFDPRLSGKNNLNCASCHNPSFGYEVPVKTPIGATLTPLKRQAPTLLNMAWVAPLFWDGRAETLEEQAAGPITHPDEMGGNFDTIIERLNKSSEYKKFFHYLFPQTGITRTNILKAIATYERTIIAGWAPFDKWVDGDETAISSAAKRGFIIFNGAGKCAACHSGWNFTDNKFHDIGLEIKEKDLGRAVQDPDDIFAKNAFKTPTLRNLSHRAPFMHNGCFETLEDVIDHYVDGIIKRPSTSPFIMNAPLSNGQKADLIAFLKSLSAEHQDVSMPILPN; encoded by the coding sequence ATGCGTAACTTTCTAAAACTAATTATAAGTTTCGGGTTCTTGGCTGTTTCTCCTGCGCTGAGTTTAGCCGACGAGGCTCTCTCTTTAAAAAGTCAATTCAAACGGCCATTAGAAATTAAATTCCCTAAATCAGCTCCCTATTCCCCTCAACTCGTTACTTTGGGAAAAATGCTTTTTTTTGATCCACGACTATCAGGGAAAAACAATCTCAATTGCGCCAGTTGCCATAACCCTTCATTTGGTTATGAGGTGCCTGTCAAAACGCCAATAGGTGCAACGCTCACCCCTCTAAAACGTCAAGCACCAACTTTACTGAATATGGCTTGGGTTGCCCCCCTCTTTTGGGATGGACGTGCAGAAACACTTGAAGAGCAAGCGGCGGGGCCCATCACTCATCCAGATGAGATGGGCGGTAACTTTGATACGATTATAGAAAGATTGAACAAAAGTTCAGAATATAAAAAATTTTTCCACTACCTCTTCCCGCAAACCGGCATAACACGCACAAATATTTTAAAGGCCATTGCCACTTATGAGAGAACTATCATAGCGGGCTGGGCTCCTTTTGATAAATGGGTTGATGGTGACGAAACAGCCATATCAAGTGCCGCAAAAAGAGGATTTATCATTTTTAACGGTGCTGGGAAATGTGCCGCATGTCATTCTGGATGGAATTTCACAGATAATAAATTCCATGATATTGGCCTTGAAATAAAAGAAAAAGATTTAGGACGAGCCGTACAAGACCCTGATGATATATTTGCTAAAAATGCTTTTAAAACACCCACTCTTAGGAACCTCTCTCACCGTGCTCCTTTTATGCACAATGGTTGTTTTGAAACTTTAGAGGATGTGATTGATCATTATGTGGATGGAATTATTAAACGACCCTCGACATCACCCTTTATAATGAATGCCCCCTTAAGCAATGGTCAGAAAGCAGATTTGATTGCTTTTTTAAAGTCTTTAAGTGCTGAACACCAAGATGTCAGCATGCCCATTCTACCTAATTGA
- a CDS encoding ATP-binding protein, whose amino-acid sequence MSNDLPTLHLICGKIAAGKSRLASKLADEPSTLLISEDAWLSQLYPEEISNIDDYIRCSKRLRQVMGSHVGQILSSGVSVVLDFPANTVSIREWMKGISDAAGVRHELHFIDVPDELCKARLKKRNESGNHEFSASEDDFDLITSYFMPPTPSESLNITLHTAISKSGLL is encoded by the coding sequence ATGTCTAACGATCTTCCAACTTTGCATCTTATCTGCGGAAAAATCGCAGCTGGGAAATCAAGATTAGCTTCCAAGCTCGCAGATGAGCCATCAACGCTACTCATAAGCGAAGATGCCTGGCTATCGCAGCTCTACCCTGAAGAAATATCGAACATAGATGACTACATCAGGTGCTCAAAACGCCTGCGTCAAGTGATGGGCAGTCATGTTGGCCAAATACTAAGTTCCGGAGTTTCTGTTGTGCTGGATTTTCCTGCCAATACGGTTTCTATACGTGAGTGGATGAAAGGAATTAGTGATGCTGCTGGTGTGAGGCATGAACTACATTTTATTGATGTGCCAGATGAACTCTGTAAAGCCCGTCTAAAAAAGAGAAATGAATCTGGTAATCATGAATTCTCTGCTTCTGAAGATGACTTCGATTTAATTACCAGTTACTTCATGCCGCCAACTCCAAGTGAAAGCCTGAATATTACCCTTCACACCGCTATCTCCAAATCAGGGTTATTATAA